A section of the Roseivirga sp. BDSF3-8 genome encodes:
- a CDS encoding tail fiber domain-containing protein codes for MRKLFTFLPAIMLCMLVSTASLYAQDPSVDRWVDSGGNTLISPFSGTVGISTSFPLAGTKLDVRQGNIFQSPLSSSSTTSFPRQFIGIGESFGQCDIYGVRVQKPKGLTFVGDPNPDVFVNMGAKTIRSSGTFSFNIVTPVISYYPFLAMEYDADPDGCPVRIATWSSNTATYQLDVAGDVRVVTLTQTSDERLKKDFREVTNARDKIDAMHPVSYAWNSGVAQAKNLKDQRNIGFKAQELRTILPEAVSEGEDGYLGINYSAVIPVLVAALQEQNQEIASLREELTTMRNNAPAQGLNNVPERIELFQNEPNPFNRETNIRLNLPQDVENAVLYVYDMNGRQIKELSLEERGAVSARISAGELEAGMYIYALVADGKAIDSKRMILTR; via the coding sequence ATGAGAAAGCTATTTACTTTTTTACCTGCAATCATGCTATGTATGCTGGTAAGTACAGCGAGCCTGTATGCTCAGGATCCTTCGGTAGACCGCTGGGTGGACAGCGGGGGAAATACCCTGATCTCCCCCTTTAGCGGCACGGTGGGCATAAGCACCTCTTTTCCCCTGGCAGGGACCAAGCTGGATGTGCGGCAGGGCAATATATTTCAGTCACCCTTAAGCTCATCTTCCACTACTTCATTTCCCCGTCAGTTTATCGGCATAGGCGAGTCGTTCGGGCAATGTGATATATACGGGGTGAGGGTGCAAAAGCCTAAAGGCCTCACCTTCGTAGGGGACCCGAACCCGGATGTATTTGTCAATATGGGGGCTAAGACTATCCGGTCCTCGGGGACGTTTTCCTTTAATATAGTAACGCCGGTGATCTCTTATTACCCTTTTTTAGCTATGGAGTATGATGCTGACCCTGATGGCTGTCCGGTGAGGATAGCCACGTGGTCGAGCAACACGGCAACTTACCAGTTGGATGTGGCAGGGGATGTAAGGGTGGTGACTCTTACTCAGACATCTGATGAGCGGCTGAAGAAGGACTTTAGAGAGGTGACCAACGCCCGCGACAAAATAGATGCAATGCACCCGGTAAGCTACGCGTGGAACAGCGGTGTAGCCCAGGCGAAAAATCTGAAGGACCAGCGTAATATTGGTTTTAAGGCACAGGAGCTACGCACTATACTACCAGAAGCAGTGAGCGAAGGGGAGGACGGCTACCTGGGCATAAACTACAGTGCGGTTATCCCTGTGCTGGTGGCTGCACTGCAGGAGCAGAACCAGGAGATTGCCAGCCTGCGTGAAGAACTGACTACAATGCGTAATAATGCTCCTGCGCAGGGGCTGAACAATGTGCCTGAGCGCATTGAGCTGTTTCAGAACGAGCCGAATCCCTTTAACCGGGAGACAAACATTCGCCTGAACCTACCTCAGGATGTGGAAAATGCGGTGCTGTATGTATATGATATGAATGGCCGCCAGATCAAGGAGCTAAGCCTGGAGGAGCGCGGCGCGGTCAGCGCACGCATCAGTGCGGGTGAGCTGGAGGCCGGCATGTACATCTACGCGCTGGTGGCGGATGGTAAGGCCATCGATAGCAAGCGTATGATTCTGACGAGGTAG